The following coding sequences lie in one Planctomycetota bacterium genomic window:
- the plsX gene encoding phosphate acyltransferase PlsX, producing MRIAIDGMGGDHAPDEIVAGTLEAALQLPEARLLVVGPKDRLSRPSLPSNVEIIHASEVVGMDEEPARALRGKPDSSLRVSLRLVKRGDADAVISAGNTGALVGGAIVPVFGLGNLEGVKRPGIAVPIPTEGGICALIDAGANPAARAVHLVQYAVMGSVYVRYLRPEIQRPRVGLLNIGEEARKGTDLQRETYGYLDKSNLNFEFVGNIEPHGMFAGKADVVVCDGFVGNLMLKTAEGLGGFLLKQFSNGLAASPDVRRGVEKASQKLDYSEYGGAPVLGVRGIVIKAHGRSRARAITNAIKLTAGFIRGKLNDHIVQELHKLSLWSQWFTKWFTWSKEGE from the coding sequence ATGCGCATCGCGATTGACGGAATGGGGGGAGACCACGCCCCCGACGAAATCGTCGCGGGGACGCTCGAGGCCGCCCTTCAACTCCCCGAGGCCCGCCTTCTGGTCGTGGGCCCCAAGGACCGTCTGTCCCGCCCTTCCCTTCCCTCCAACGTGGAGATCATCCATGCCTCCGAGGTCGTCGGCATGGACGAGGAACCCGCGCGGGCGCTGCGCGGCAAACCCGATTCCTCCCTGCGCGTCTCGCTGCGCCTGGTCAAGCGGGGCGACGCCGACGCGGTGATTTCCGCGGGCAATACCGGCGCTCTGGTGGGCGGGGCGATCGTCCCCGTCTTCGGCCTGGGCAACCTCGAAGGCGTCAAGCGCCCCGGCATCGCCGTCCCGATCCCCACGGAAGGGGGCATCTGCGCCCTGATCGACGCGGGCGCCAATCCGGCCGCGCGCGCCGTCCACCTCGTTCAGTACGCCGTCATGGGCTCCGTCTACGTGCGCTACCTGCGCCCCGAGATCCAGCGGCCCCGCGTGGGTCTCCTCAACATCGGCGAAGAAGCCCGCAAGGGCACCGACCTTCAGCGCGAAACCTACGGCTACCTCGACAAGTCGAACCTCAACTTCGAGTTCGTGGGCAACATCGAGCCGCACGGCATGTTCGCGGGAAAGGCGGATGTGGTCGTCTGCGACGGCTTCGTCGGAAACCTCATGCTCAAAACCGCCGAGGGCCTCGGCGGATTCCTTCTGAAGCAGTTCTCCAACGGACTGGCGGCCAGCCCCGACGTCCGCCGGGGCGTCGAGAAGGCCAGCCAGAAGCTCGACTACTCCGAATACGGCGGAGCGCCCGTCCTGGGCGTGCGCGGCATCGTCATCAAGGCCCACGGCCGTTCGCGCGCCCGCGCCATCACGAACGCCATCAAGCTCACCGCGGGATTCATCCGCGGCAAGCTCAACGACCACATCGTCCAGGAGCTCCACAAGCTCAGCCTCTGGAGCCAGTGGTTCACGAAGTGGTTCACCTGGTCCAAGGAAGGCGAATGA
- the rpmF gene encoding 50S ribosomal protein L32 — protein MPNPKRKLARSWRGHRRSHDHVHVPNLSICPRCSQPKMAHRVCGTCGYYKGQMVVDMKKL, from the coding sequence ATGCCGAATCCGAAGCGTAAGCTCGCCCGCTCCTGGCGCGGACACCGGCGGTCGCACGATCACGTCCACGTGCCGAACCTCTCCATCTGTCCCCGATGCAGCCAGCCCAAGATGGCCCACCGCGTGTGCGGCACGTGCGGCTACTACAAGGGCCAGATGGTCGTGGACATGAAGAAGCTGTAG